The DNA segment TATTTTAACATAGCCACAAatctacaatttattattataagcctAGTAAGAATGTGATTGGTGACTATTTATTCCTACTATGGTGCTCTCTTATTAACTCTTATTAATTCTAGTGACTTGCTAATGTAAATCTCTTTGGTTTatagattgtttttttaattgataaaatacttattatgtGATTCAGTTTTTCCGTATgaaataaatgcaaaatagcaataattatataatatattattaactaatacgATTAACATTATATGATTTCTAatttgttacaataattaacagCCTCTTTGTCTGGTATGTCTGGCTGTCTAGCATGTTCGAGTGTAGATCGTGAGGCTACAGGTTTCCCGAGTGGggaatacattatacatacacTGTTTTCAGTTTTCCTTAAAAACTCAAACACCCGTGTCGCGATGAGCACGTAAAGCAGGTCCTGCAGATTTGTTTCGTACTATGAGTTATggattaaaaagagtgtcTATGTCACACGCAGACCTGTGCACTATCATCTCCGTATTTGTTACACTTCCGTATTTGTACCTCTCAAAAATACCAATTATATTTACGCTCACTTTTCTCCGAATGGGATGAGCAGACCACGGCACAGGACACACTCTACATGCTACGGTCCTGATATACCTATTCCTCTTCATCCACTTTTATAACTTTCACCATGCATGCTCGTCGGTTATGGATATTTTTCATATGTTccttttacaatattttatatttaattgcaaTTTTATAGGGGTTTTGTGGTGTATCGAAGCATCAGACAcagttgttatattatttagcacACTGCTGATATGGAACACTGGAAATgtggtaattataatatttcaataagtagattgattttaaacaaaacaggctaacaattaatatattgattatatagtaggtataataataataaacacaaaaccTTCCAAAGgttcaaacaaaaacaaaactaaaatttgcAACAGAAAATACCTACCCCGACTAATAGTACTACTACTAAGACTAGAACATCAGGAAAACTctaaattttaacatacaatGTTAAAACACTCTCAACATACGATCGCTTTCACTGGATTCTTAACTCGATTCAAGTAGCCCAATCTAGAGAGGACTCGCTatctttggaggaggccttcacttaCAGACGAGTTCTTACAGTATgaagaataatagtttaatagtaaGGCAAGGGAAAAACTAACACAAGTGAATTTAGGatacaaacttaattactaacaaacctaataattgtaactaacttaatctaacttcttgttttataagtaagactttattatttttttatttattataagatttCAATATAGGAAACTTTATTAAGGTCATCCGTTTTTAGGCGTAAGCAAAATCGTGTGTagtaaaaatttatcaaaataaaatatcacgttttgttaatattataattctaatatattttgagatattcactttttatattattatattgcttGTAGTAAGGAATTCATATAGTTACAGTCAAACATCGaaactaaaacaaacatttattcccgatataaaatcatatgtgttatataatttatactttaacaACAGCTTTTCCAAAGTTTTCCCCATTAAGCATACCAATGAGCGCATCAAACAATTTATCAAAACCTTCAGTGACATGGCTTTTAGCTTTTATCTTACCGGTCTTAATCCACGCCACAAGAGCACTGATGGCCTCCGGCCACCTATTTACTGGGCTATACCAATTACGAACATGAAATCCTTCAACTTTTAATTCTTTCGTGACAATATAGGGGAGTACAGATGTTGTTTTTGGCCTTTCACTTACTTCATGGTTGTAAATGCTTATGCAACCGCAGAGAGCAACTCTACCAcgtttattcatttgactcaTTATAGTAGTACTTAGTTCCCCTCCTACATTATCGAATAGACAGTCTATACCAGTAGGAGCAACTTCTTTCAAAGCTTTACTTAgttcttttgatttataatttatccCTTTGTCGAAGCCCAGTTCTTTCTCTAGCCATTCTACTTTTTCATCTGAGCCGACGAATCCAATGACTCTACATCCTTTAATCTTTGCAATTTGGCCAACTATAGATCCTACAGCACCGGCTGCTCCTGTCACTACCACGGTCTCACCAGAATTTGGTTTGCAAATTTCTAAGAACCCAAAGTATGCGGTTATACCGTGCATGCCTAATGCACCCACGCCAAGTTCAGTAGGCAGCCCCATGTCTGGTAATTTGTATACTTTATTGGATTCGTCCTTTAGAATTTTCTCGTCGATCAAACAGTAATCACACCAGCCCATATGACTCACCACTTTACATCCGACGGGAAAATCGGCGTGTTTCGATTCTACAACGTTACCAATTTGGAAACTGAATTGATCATACGGGATCGCGTTAAAAGGATTGTAAGCCCTTAAATAAGGGTCTACGCTGATCCACTCAGCTTTCACTATGAACTGACCGTCTTTAAGCGGTGGCAACTCGTATTCAACAATTTCAAAGTCATCTCGCTTGGGAAgtcctttaaaatattttttcacaacGTATTTCCTTGCCTTTACCATTGTCGAAGTTCTGCAAGA comes from the Pieris brassicae chromosome 4, ilPieBrab1.1, whole genome shotgun sequence genome and includes:
- the LOC123708385 gene encoding prostaglandin reductase 1-like, giving the protein MVKARKYVVKKYFKGLPKRDDFEIVEYELPPLKDGQFIVKAEWISVDPYLRAYNPFNAIPYDQFSFQIGNVVESKHADFPVGCKVVSHMGWCDYCLIDEKILKDESNKVYKLPDMGLPTELGVGALGMHGITAYFGFLEICKPNSGETVVVTGAAGAVGSIVGQIAKIKGCRVIGFVGSDEKVEWLEKELGFDKGINYKSKELSKALKEVAPTGIDCLFDNVGGELSTTIMSQMNKRGRVALCGCISIYNHEVSERPKTTSVLPYIVTKELKVEGFHVRNWYSPVNRWPEAISALVAWIKTGKIKAKSHVTEGFDKLFDALIGMLNGENFGKAVVKV